ACTGCCTTTCTCTAAGCTTATCGGTCTGCTCTATGAGCTCTTCAATTTGTTCATCCGTAAGGCTTTTCTTAAAGGATGAAAGCTTGCTTTTAATTTCCTCTGCTTTTCTTTCTTCAAGGCTTTTTTGAGGTTTTAACACCAAAAGAGAGCAATGAGTATTGTTTATCAGATACTTTTCAATTAGCTTTTCAAAATAATCGGAAATGAGAGCCGTCTTTATCTTTTCCAATGCCAGTTCATATTCAAGGCTTATTTCCGGATCTTTGTCATACAGCCAGCTGTTCATTGCTTTTATACTGTATAAAAGCCCTTTTGGCATTCCATGACCCTCGGATTCCCTTAAATCAAATTCTATAATATTGATGGAAGCTTCGATGAGCTTTTTGTCTATCCCATTTTCGGCCAAATTCTTCAGGGTATCATAAATGACACTCTTAAACTTCTCTTTTTTATCCTCATTTGAGTTTTTAACTACTATGCTTATAACGGGCTGAAGTATGCTATTATCGTACTGTCCCAATACATCCTTGCCAATCTCAGCCTCAATCAATGCCTTTTTTAGCGGGGCAGCAGGTGTTTCTAACAGCAGATGTTCTAAAACTTGCAATGCCAATATGGTTTCGTTTTCCATGGATTTTCCGACAGCAAAATTCATGCTTAAATAAGCTTTATCCTTTTCATCATCTTCAGGCAAAACAGGATACATGACTTCCATTTCTTTTATCTCTTTAAAGGGCTGCTGCAGCGGTATGCCGGAATCCACCTTTATGGCATCAAAACCTTTCAGATAATTGTCATTGATAAATGCAAGCTGCTTTAATATATCACCGTTACCGTAAAGAAATATATAGCTGTTTGAAGGATGATAATATTTTTGATGAAATTTTAAAAATTCCTCCTGAGTAAGCTCAGGGATAACTTCCGGATCACCGCCGGATTCCACGCCGTAAGGCGTATCCGGAAACAAAGATTCCTGAATCTTTCTGAATAATATTGATTCAGGAGATGAGAAAGCGCCCTTCATTTCGTTGTATACAACGCCTTTGTAAGTGATTTCTCCCTCCTTATTGTCTATATCATAATGCCAGCCCTCCTGCATTAATATCTCAGGATACTTATATATGTTAGGATAAAACACAGCATCCAAATAAACGTCCATTAAATTATAAAAGTCCTTGTCATTTTTGCTTGCTACAGGATACATGGTCTTATCGGAAAATGTCAGTGCATTTAAAAAAGTGTTTAAAGAACCTTTGACAAGTTCGACAAAAGGCTCTTTTGTAGGAAATTTTCTTGAACCGCAAAGTACAGAATGCTCTAAAATATGAGGCAGCCCCGTACTGTCCTTAGGAGGTGTCCTGAAGGAAATGGAGAACACCTTGTTATCATCATCATTTTCCAAACTCAACAGTCTTGCTCCACTTTTTTCATGATAAAACAGGCGGGATATGGAATTTACTTCCTTGACCTTTTTTTCGCTTAATAGTTTAAATCCGTTATATATATTTCCAACATCAAAATGCATTTATTTTTCTCCTTCCAAAGTCTTTTTACAGTTATTATGAAAATAATATTATTTTTTCTATTCTTTATCATTTGCTTTTCTTTTATGCTTTAACACAGAGGTAATGGTATTTTTCTACATTATGATAAAGATTATAAATTAAATGCTATAATTATGCAAATAAGGTTTATTTAGTCTTATTGATAGATTGTTTTAATAACAGCGAGGTTTTCTGGTAGCTTGTAATCCTTTTCATGGGCTATATAGTTTAAATCCCGAGCTATTGCACCAAGGGGTACTTGCTGAATGTTGGAAAGCACAATTATTGTAATATCGTTTGTTATATCCCTGCTTATAAATGTGTAGAATCCGTCCATTTTTCCAAAATGCTTAATTTCACCGTCGCTTATTGTCCAGCCATAGCCATAGGCGGTGGCGGGAGGGTATACTTTAAATATTTTATCCAGCGTTTCTTTTTTTGCAAGTTTTTCTGTATACAATGCCCTATCCCACAGGTATAAATCTTCGGTATTTGAATACAATCCGTCGGCTCCCTGAAGATTTGACCTATCAAAAAACTCAGCATTCACTAGACTCCCCTTTGATATTGAATATCCTGACGCCCTGTCTTTAATAATAGGTGTTAAATAGTCATACCCGGTATTTACCATACCAAGAGGAGTAAATATATTATCCTGTAAATACTGTTCATAGGATTTTCCTGATACCTTTTCTATTATGTAGCTTAATAATACATAACCTGAGTTGCTGTAATCATATTTTTTACCTGGAGTAAATTCAAGAGGCTTGTTTTTGAATCTGTCTATTATCTGGGTAATGGAATGGGGCAGCTTTGAGATAGAGTTGAAAGAATCATCATCATTAATATAATCCGGAATCCCTGATGTATGGGTTAAAAGCATGTGGATTGTAATTTTGTTTCCGTTAGGGTAATCCGCGATGTATTTAGATAATTTGTCCTCAACACTTAATAATCCTTTTTCCTCAAGCTGCATTATTGCCATGGCTGTAAACTGCTTTGTTAAAGAGCCAAGATGGAATTTGGTTTTGGGTGTATTAAAAACTCCAAGCTCATAATTTGCCATGCCATAGCCTTTGTTTAAAATTATCTCTCCTTTTTTAGCCATGAGCACAGAGCCGCTGAACCATCCGGAAGATTCATAAATCTTTATGTATTCATCAGCCTTTAGCTCAATGTCGCCGGGTGTGGAATGCTCAGCATCAAGTACTGCACTTATGTCCTTTATGCCGCTTTCCATATTTATAACCTTATCCAGATTGATAAACAACACCAATGCTGCCATCCAAAATATTATGAACAGTACTTTTCTTATTCCGGATATCTTCCTATACCTTCGCAAAGCTTTTCCTCCTCATGATAGATACAATAAAACTAATGGTATTGAGACCATTAGTTTGCTTCAAAACAGCAATCCTTATATCCAAAAGATTAATTAATTTTTATTCCTTTAAAGCTTTAAATATTACAGGCTTATCCGCAATAATATTGACACTAAAAAAGCAGATTTTATTATCTGCTTTTTTCTTCATAAATCCATTTATATGTCAGGTAAGAATTTTTAACCCTTGTTATATATTCCCGGGTTTCTGAGAAGGCCACTGCAGCCGGAAAGTCTTCTTTTGTATTTCCAAGCTTTGTTTTTGCCCATCGGTTTACGTTGCCCGCTCCGCCGTTGTATGCCGCAAGTGCCTTATCTTCGTCACCATTATATCTGTCAAGCATTGATTTTAAATAGTAAGCACCAAAGCGTATATTTATCATTGGATTTGATAAATCTATTTCATCTGTATTTACCTTTAAACGGGCCGCTATATCTTTCCCTGTGGAAGGCATTATTTGAAGAAGTCCCATGGCACCGACTCTTGAAATAGCATTATACATATATCGGCTCTCTTCCCGCATTACTGCCCATAGAAGATATGGGTCCACGCTAAATTCCTCTGAAGCCTTGAGAACCTCTTCTTCATAATGCTTAGGGTATGATAGTTTGTAGGCATTTAAATCGGGCATTTCCTTTAACGCTGATGCTGCCCACCTCACCGATTCTGAGTAGTTTCGCTTCTCTAAGTACCAATAGCTTAGAGCTAATTTATCCCCAGGGCTTGCATTATTCTGACCAATATACATCTCAATATCTGCCATATTTTCTTTATTGTTAGCAGTATACCACTGTACATTTTTCAAGAATTCCGGCTGTTCATAATCTATTTCCTGTAAATCCATCCATACAGTATCCCTATCCATACGCTCCATCCATGCAGGAGACTGGGATATTATCTCCAGCATCGAATAGTCCTCATTTTTATTTCTGACCGAGAGAATATATGCGCGAAAAGCTGCATCATCCTTAAATGAACCTGTTTTCGAAGCTATTTTAGTATAAATCTCATAAGCCTTATCATCTTCACCAAGAGTTTCCCAAAGAGTAGCACCTTTCCAAAGAGATGCTGGATCTTCACTGCCACTGAAGCTTTCAGCCGCAGCATTTAAATTGCCTTCTTTCTCAAGAATATTTCCTAAATAGTATGCCCCAATCACTCCAACGGAGGAATATATTTCTTTTGCCTCCTCAGTCTTACCCGTCATGTCAAGGCATCTTCCGTAGAAGTACAGATGCTCCGAATTTAGCTTATTTGCTGCTTTAAGCTCCTCAAACTGAAGTAACCCCTGCTTATAATCCCCTGACTCTGTCAGAGCCCTAGCATATAATATTTCAAGCCCATTTTTGCCTTCTTCATCATAAGCTTCATCTATATGCATTTTTAAATATTCACAAGCAGGCTTCCACTTTTTTGCCTCTAACATTATTTGCCCCATTGCTGCAGGGTCTATTTTAAGTCTGTGTATGGATTCCATGGCAGATTCATCGGGAAGGAGATCTGCTAATATCACTGCCGCATCACTGTCTTGCCTTTGATTAATCATAGAAAAGGCCAGTTTTTTCTTAATTTCACTGGTTTCATATAATGACAATGCCTTAAAATAATAGTCCGAAGGATCTCCCCCCTTTACAATGCAATATTCTGCAAGGGCAAGATTTGCCATATAACCCAGGGCATCTTTTCTATCACACACTTCGATAAGTTGGTTTTTTTCCTTCTGATTAATAGAATCCGGCCTTTTTTCCACCAGTTTGACATAATAATCAAGGTCTTTATTAACTTGCTCGGCAATGGAATTATATCCGCGATTTCCTTTTATTAAATCGGTAAATTTAAATACCATAACTGCACATGCAATAACTATAATTGAAAATACAATTATGCTTCCAATCCTTTTATTCATTAATATTAATCCTTTCTTTTAATCACCTTCTATAATTATTTTACATAAATCCCTTAAATCCTTTAAAAAAACAGAGAAGAAATATTATCTTCTCTGTCTGCAATTTTATTTAAGGTTACCTGCCTTATATATAATATGCTGCCTATTCTTTTAATAATGCATCCTCGGTGTATTTATTGCCGGCATTCCATAATATCCATTCTGTAAGACCGCTGTCATAGGCAGCTTGAATCTGAGCTTTTACATCTGCAGATTTGTATACCTTATATGCACTTTTGGGTCTCAGCCATGCTCCAGTGAAATCCTGAAGCCAAGGCCTTATCTTAGCCTTAGATTTATCAGTCTGGATTTGCTCAACTCTTTGCTTTGCTGTTGAAAGGCTGGTAAACACCGTACGGTAAGGTTCCAAATCCGGATATTTTATGCCATAACTTCCGTAAGCATAGTGGGAAGGATATACCATAGGACACAATACATCCACAGATGTCGATAAATCCTCAAGCTGCTGACCTATCCCCATATCATCCTTTACCGTTGTAACCAATCCGTAAATATCCGCCGAAACAACAACACCTTTTTTGCTTAACCTCTCCCTTGCATAACTTAAGAATTCAGATATAGACTGTGACATGGTTCTATCAGTACCGGCTTCGCCATAATCTATTAATGATCTGTTTCCGTCTGTTGGAAATCTTACATAATCAAATTGGATTTCTTTAAACCCCATATCTGCCGCTTCCTCGGCAATACTTATGGGATATTCCCAAGCTTCCTTAATATATGGATTTATCCAGGCGACTTTCTTATAGTCCCTCCAAACAGAACCATCCTTGCTTTTAATTGCAAACTCGGGCTTTTGAGTTGCTGCTATATTATCTTTAAAAACAACTATTCTGGCTATTGGATATATGTAATTTTCATCAAGCCTTTGTATTACCGCTTTAATATCTTTAATTTTAACCGTTTTATCCGTTTCCAGCTCTTTTACCAGAGGAACAGAAGACTTGTAACTTATTTCTCCGTTATCATCTTTGACATCAATAACCATTGCATTTAATTCTGTGGTATTGATAAGATCAATTAAATGTGAAAATCTGCTTTCCAGCCCCACCGAATGGCCTGTTAAATATATACCTCTGACTTCTTTATGCTCCGGTACTTTAGGTTCGGGCT
This window of the Oxobacter pfennigii genome carries:
- a CDS encoding insulinase family protein encodes the protein MHFDVGNIYNGFKLLSEKKVKEVNSISRLFYHEKSGARLLSLENDDDNKVFSISFRTPPKDSTGLPHILEHSVLCGSRKFPTKEPFVELVKGSLNTFLNALTFSDKTMYPVASKNDKDFYNLMDVYLDAVFYPNIYKYPEILMQEGWHYDIDNKEGEITYKGVVYNEMKGAFSSPESILFRKIQESLFPDTPYGVESGGDPEVIPELTQEEFLKFHQKYYHPSNSYIFLYGNGDILKQLAFINDNYLKGFDAIKVDSGIPLQQPFKEIKEMEVMYPVLPEDDEKDKAYLSMNFAVGKSMENETILALQVLEHLLLETPAAPLKKALIEAEIGKDVLGQYDNSILQPVISIVVKNSNEDKKEKFKSVIYDTLKNLAENGIDKKLIEASINIIEFDLRESEGHGMPKGLLYSIKAMNSWLYDKDPEISLEYELALEKIKTALISDYFEKLIEKYLINNTHCSLLVLKPQKSLEERKAEEIKSKLSSFKKSLTDEQIEELIEQTDKLRERQSKPDSPEVLATIPLLNIEDISKEALKLELDEDNYNQVKIFRHSTFTNKIAYVNLYFDSSFIEQDDLQYIGLLSDILCKISTEKYDYSDLSNEINIHTGGIHSFVEAYSVNGDSEKYYPKFIFKSKALVGKMPELFNLLNEIISASRYDETKRLKEIIQETRSQLEMRIFERGHLVAARRLSSYYSPSGYYLELISGLSYYKFIVGIEKNYDSKAQEIIANLKKVAGVVFSRKNLIFGVTCDEKDYDAVKSEVVKLIDALKDNDQDVKKYKFDLKARNEGLMTPGKVQYVAKGYNYIKTGYAYSGKMQVLRTIAGYDYLWNHIRVRGGAYGAFNRFERNGNVYFASYRDPNLAETLKVYDNTAEYLKNFNVDEREMTKYIIGTISKLDTPLTPSVAGEVAIEYHLRNVLQEDIQRERDEVLNTTLEDIRAFADMVLEVMKQNYFCVLGSEEKIKQNKDIFSEVTSVFE
- a CDS encoding serine hydrolase domain-containing protein; the encoded protein is MRRYRKISGIRKVLFIIFWMAALVLFINLDKVINMESGIKDISAVLDAEHSTPGDIELKADEYIKIYESSGWFSGSVLMAKKGEIILNKGYGMANYELGVFNTPKTKFHLGSLTKQFTAMAIMQLEEKGLLSVEDKLSKYIADYPNGNKITIHMLLTHTSGIPDYINDDDSFNSISKLPHSITQIIDRFKNKPLEFTPGKKYDYSNSGYVLLSYIIEKVSGKSYEQYLQDNIFTPLGMVNTGYDYLTPIIKDRASGYSISKGSLVNAEFFDRSNLQGADGLYSNTEDLYLWDRALYTEKLAKKETLDKIFKVYPPATAYGYGWTISDGEIKHFGKMDGFYTFISRDITNDITIIVLSNIQQVPLGAIARDLNYIAHEKDYKLPENLAVIKTIYQ
- a CDS encoding transglycosylase SLT domain-containing protein — protein: MNKRIGSIIVFSIIVIACAVMVFKFTDLIKGNRGYNSIAEQVNKDLDYYVKLVEKRPDSINQKEKNQLIEVCDRKDALGYMANLALAEYCIVKGGDPSDYYFKALSLYETSEIKKKLAFSMINQRQDSDAAVILADLLPDESAMESIHRLKIDPAAMGQIMLEAKKWKPACEYLKMHIDEAYDEEGKNGLEILYARALTESGDYKQGLLQFEELKAANKLNSEHLYFYGRCLDMTGKTEEAKEIYSSVGVIGAYYLGNILEKEGNLNAAAESFSGSEDPASLWKGATLWETLGEDDKAYEIYTKIASKTGSFKDDAAFRAYILSVRNKNEDYSMLEIISQSPAWMERMDRDTVWMDLQEIDYEQPEFLKNVQWYTANNKENMADIEMYIGQNNASPGDKLALSYWYLEKRNYSESVRWAASALKEMPDLNAYKLSYPKHYEEEVLKASEEFSVDPYLLWAVMREESRYMYNAISRVGAMGLLQIMPSTGKDIAARLKVNTDEIDLSNPMINIRFGAYYLKSMLDRYNGDEDKALAAYNGGAGNVNRWAKTKLGNTKEDFPAAVAFSETREYITRVKNSYLTYKWIYEEKSR
- a CDS encoding putative glycoside hydrolase, producing MQRNKRFAIIAVILVLIAAAGVFIYKGSWVFKSSPKVADEEPAKSQDPQPTEEPEIEQPLPTPIEPEPKVPEHKEVRGIYLTGHSVGLESRFSHLIDLINTTELNAMVIDVKDDNGEISYKSSVPLVKELETDKTVKIKDIKAVIQRLDENYIYPIARIVVFKDNIAATQKPEFAIKSKDGSVWRDYKKVAWINPYIKEAWEYPISIAEEAADMGFKEIQFDYVRFPTDGNRSLIDYGEAGTDRTMSQSISEFLSYARERLSKKGVVVSADIYGLVTTVKDDMGIGQQLEDLSTSVDVLCPMVYPSHYAYGSYGIKYPDLEPYRTVFTSLSTAKQRVEQIQTDKSKAKIRPWLQDFTGAWLRPKSAYKVYKSADVKAQIQAAYDSGLTEWILWNAGNKYTEDALLKE